A single region of the Halorussus gelatinilyticus genome encodes:
- a CDS encoding aldo/keto reductase — protein MTTIPSPGLGTSGNDDADQCAETVRNALDVGYRHIDTAQMYDNEAAVGEGIAASEVPREEVFLATKVHPSNLAPEDVRETTEASLDRLGTDYVDLLYVHWPMGAYDAEATLPALDDLYDEGRAENVAVSNFTPDLLDEAREILDAPVAANQVEMHPLLPQDDLLAHCRERDVTVVAYSPLMQGEAGDVDALAEIAATHDTTPESVSLAWLRQRDGVVPIPKATGEDHLRANFETPDLSSDEVARIDAVEERERLVDPDDAAWN, from the coding sequence ATGACGACCATCCCGAGTCCGGGCCTCGGTACGTCCGGCAACGACGACGCGGACCAGTGCGCCGAGACCGTCCGAAACGCGCTCGACGTGGGGTACCGCCACATCGACACGGCCCAGATGTACGACAACGAGGCCGCGGTCGGCGAGGGTATCGCCGCGAGCGAAGTCCCGCGCGAGGAGGTGTTCCTCGCCACGAAGGTCCACCCCTCGAACCTCGCGCCCGAGGACGTTCGCGAGACGACGGAAGCGAGTCTGGACCGCCTCGGCACCGACTACGTGGACCTGCTGTACGTCCACTGGCCGATGGGGGCCTACGACGCCGAGGCGACCCTGCCGGCCCTCGACGACCTGTACGACGAGGGGAGAGCCGAGAACGTCGCGGTCAGCAACTTCACGCCCGACCTGCTGGACGAGGCGCGCGAGATTCTGGACGCGCCGGTCGCCGCGAATCAGGTCGAGATGCACCCTTTGCTCCCGCAGGACGACCTGCTGGCGCACTGCCGAGAGCGCGACGTGACGGTCGTCGCGTACTCGCCGCTGATGCAGGGCGAGGCGGGCGACGTGGACGCGCTGGCCGAGATTGCGGCGACACACGACACGACTCCCGAATCCGTCAGCCTCGCGTGGCTCCGCCAGCGCGACGGCGTGGTCCCGATTCCGAAGGCCACCGGCGAGGACCACCTCCGGGCGAACTTCGAGACGCCCGACCTCTCGTCCGACGAGGTGGCGCGCATCGACGCCGTCGAGGAGCGCGAGCGGTTGGTGGACCCCGACGACGCGGCGTGGAACTGA
- a CDS encoding YkgJ family cysteine cluster protein: protein MDVNCEGCAGCCIDWRAVAPAASDHERRGPREPLDDAYNLVPLTRDDARAFLDAGLADALTPRLWRDESGVEIDGVSVSAIDGKPAFFLGLRKPPKPVAPFDTEPAWLPTCVFLDPTTLQCRIHDDETYPEECADYPGHNLKLDQETECERVEDAFGGTRLADDDPPEDLPGFLLGPQAVGQKVFVFPDPERLSGVVGRLADGESTAGDRALFVAAAVAAAPGTTAVNRERFESALSTAREADSWAGRAIADWEARAGGERPAAEDGESAAGDRSPAADPRLAEAVEVARGAPETPGWDAE, encoded by the coding sequence ATGGACGTGAACTGCGAGGGGTGCGCCGGGTGTTGCATCGACTGGCGGGCCGTCGCGCCCGCCGCGAGCGACCACGAGCGACGCGGCCCGCGCGAACCGCTGGACGACGCGTACAACCTCGTCCCGCTGACCCGCGACGACGCCCGCGCGTTCCTCGACGCCGGGTTGGCCGACGCGCTGACGCCGCGACTCTGGCGCGACGAGTCGGGCGTCGAAATCGACGGCGTGTCCGTCTCGGCCATCGACGGCAAGCCCGCCTTCTTCCTCGGCCTCCGGAAGCCGCCGAAACCGGTCGCTCCGTTCGACACCGAACCGGCGTGGCTCCCGACCTGCGTCTTCCTCGACCCGACGACGCTCCAGTGTCGGATTCACGACGACGAGACGTACCCCGAGGAGTGCGCCGACTATCCCGGCCACAACCTGAAACTGGACCAAGAGACCGAGTGCGAGCGCGTCGAGGACGCCTTCGGCGGGACGCGACTCGCGGACGACGACCCGCCCGAGGACCTTCCGGGGTTCCTGCTCGGCCCGCAGGCCGTCGGCCAGAAGGTGTTCGTCTTCCCGGACCCGGAGCGACTGTCCGGCGTCGTCGGGCGACTCGCGGACGGGGAATCGACCGCCGGGGACCGCGCGCTGTTCGTCGCGGCCGCGGTCGCCGCCGCGCCCGGCACGACGGCGGTGAACCGCGAGCGATTCGAGAGCGCGCTCTCGACGGCCCGCGAGGCCGACTCGTGGGCCGGGCGGGCCATCGCCGACTGGGAAGCGCGCGCCGGAGGCGAGAGGCCAGCGGCCGAAGACGGCGAGTCGGCGGCCGGAGACCGGTCTCCGGCCGCCGACCCGCGACTGGCCGAGGCAGTCGAAGTCGCGCGCGGCGCGCCCGAGACGCCGGGATGGGACGCCGAGTAG
- a CDS encoding DUF5789 family protein → MPLQQATQLLRDHDYPATTDQLADSYGDYELDLPNGTETLADVFRRVESETFGTSGEAEEMLYSAVSAKAIGRKGYSDRDPTTLGTTGPEQVSF, encoded by the coding sequence ATGCCACTGCAACAGGCGACCCAACTGCTCCGCGACCACGACTATCCCGCGACAACCGACCAACTCGCCGACTCGTACGGCGACTACGAACTCGACCTCCCGAACGGCACCGAGACGCTGGCCGACGTGTTCCGGCGCGTCGAGTCCGAGACGTTCGGCACGTCCGGCGAGGCCGAGGAGATGCTCTACTCGGCGGTCAGCGCGAAGGCCATCGGCAGGAAGGGGTACAGCGACCGCGACCCGACGACGCTCGGCACGACCGGTCCCGAGCAGGTCAGTTTCTGA
- a CDS encoding cupin domain-containing protein — translation MEKVRIEEVESSAGPADVKRPLTRALGATDLAVNYYELAPGDSFAFGYHAHGDQEEVFYVASGTVTFETADGPVAAGPDEAVRFAPGEFQRGVNEGDERVVALALGAPKESGDLDLRRDCPDCGERTPNRIERADDAAESALVTVCEDCGAETGQFS, via the coding sequence GTGGAGAAAGTCCGCATCGAGGAGGTCGAGTCGAGCGCCGGTCCCGCAGACGTGAAGCGACCGCTCACACGCGCTCTCGGCGCGACCGACCTCGCGGTGAACTACTACGAACTCGCACCGGGCGATAGCTTCGCGTTCGGCTACCACGCTCACGGCGACCAAGAAGAGGTGTTCTACGTCGCGTCGGGCACCGTCACCTTCGAGACGGCGGACGGACCGGTCGCGGCCGGTCCCGACGAGGCGGTCCGGTTCGCGCCCGGCGAGTTCCAGCGCGGCGTGAACGAGGGCGACGAGCGCGTCGTCGCGCTCGCGCTCGGCGCACCGAAGGAGAGCGGCGACCTCGACCTGCGCCGGGACTGCCCCGACTGCGGCGAGCGGACGCCGAACCGCATCGAGCGCGCCGACGACGCCGCGGAGAGCGCGCTCGTCACGGTCTGCGAGGACTGCGGCGCGGAGACCGGGCAGTTCTCGTAG
- a CDS encoding winged helix-turn-helix transcriptional regulator — MTDDATPDDFAADDIACYCRLDGVLDLLSRKYAMQVLCVVAATDPTRFGELEEFLPDASTSTLSARLDELAGADLLTRTQYDEIPPRVEYELTDDGRELATRLEPVLEWAEERDGRDPDGRDPDGSAADAPEPAASGEN, encoded by the coding sequence ATGACCGACGACGCCACCCCGGACGATTTCGCTGCGGACGACATCGCCTGCTACTGTCGACTCGACGGCGTGCTGGACCTCCTGAGTCGGAAATATGCGATGCAGGTCCTCTGCGTCGTGGCCGCGACCGACCCCACCCGCTTCGGCGAACTGGAGGAGTTCCTCCCGGACGCCAGCACGTCCACGCTGTCCGCGCGACTGGACGAACTCGCTGGGGCGGACCTCCTGACTCGGACCCAGTACGACGAGATTCCGCCGCGCGTCGAGTACGAACTCACGGACGACGGCCGCGAGTTGGCGACCCGACTCGAACCGGTGCTGGAGTGGGCCGAGGAGCGCGACGGCCGGGACCCCGACGGCCGGGACCCCGACGGGAGTGCGGCCGACGCTCCGGAGCCCGCGGCGTCGGGAGAGAACTAA
- a CDS encoding helix-turn-helix domain-containing protein: MGLFAEFEIRCDALPLVGVAAAVPDASLTLELQFNHGDRPLFLVTATGGSPAAFESALDDAFDVGEWFRIGRAGDTRRYQAIPALSLEEQLGDRLDDLADLEALATAEAIVERIEVETDGWRQTGWFADRAAFDEFATLWRRNAGFELHRLARDGDPEPPGDGLTDRQHEALRTAYELGYFEIPRRTSLREVAEELGVSASSTSERLRRAQTEIIEKTVATTWPPLPE, encoded by the coding sequence ATGGGACTGTTCGCCGAGTTCGAGATACGCTGTGACGCCCTCCCGCTGGTCGGGGTCGCGGCCGCGGTACCCGACGCGTCGCTGACCCTCGAACTCCAGTTCAACCACGGCGACCGACCGCTGTTTCTCGTCACCGCGACCGGCGGTTCCCCGGCCGCGTTCGAGAGCGCCCTCGACGACGCGTTCGACGTCGGCGAGTGGTTCCGCATCGGGCGTGCCGGGGACACCCGCCGGTATCAGGCGATTCCGGCGCTCAGTCTGGAGGAGCAACTCGGGGACCGCCTCGACGACCTCGCGGACCTCGAAGCGCTGGCCACGGCCGAGGCCATCGTCGAACGCATCGAGGTCGAGACCGACGGGTGGCGACAGACCGGGTGGTTCGCCGACCGGGCGGCGTTCGACGAGTTCGCAACGCTCTGGCGGCGCAACGCGGGGTTCGAACTGCACCGTCTCGCGCGCGACGGCGACCCGGAACCGCCGGGCGACGGGCTGACCGACCGCCAGCACGAGGCGCTCCGGACGGCCTACGAACTGGGGTACTTCGAGATTCCACGGCGAACGTCGCTCCGTGAGGTCGCCGAGGAACTTGGCGTCTCGGCCTCCTCGACGTCCGAGCGCCTCCGGCGCGCACAGACCGAAATCATCGAGAAAACTGTCGCGACGACGTGGCCGCCCCTTCCGGAGTAG
- a CDS encoding phosphotransferase family protein — MTTTEVRMRDALATHADDFAVRDELLTTDNHVVHEVEFEGQRAVCKLARGDATGLHRDALVLRRLADTDAVPVPRLLARGDDYYVSSFAPGGAYDGDAPRELRKRRLRDAGATLARVHGTAALQFETYGELRPAGDRLIPDRLELDAAESWPDLFVGWVADWRDDLAGTRYADLGDEVLAFVRDHREAFADAGDPVLVHSDYEDDNLHFAGDGVSSVLDWEVARSAPGEFDLARAELGWFEKPVSPENDGDLRSALLAGYESARGLPDGFDARRATYRAALTLKPFRRVGDIGDRADVPADELAATMESFVRDRLDAAHDEWR; from the coding sequence ATGACGACGACCGAGGTCCGGATGCGAGACGCGCTGGCGACGCACGCGGACGACTTCGCAGTCCGCGACGAGTTACTGACGACCGACAACCACGTCGTTCACGAAGTCGAGTTCGAGGGCCAGCGCGCGGTCTGCAAACTCGCCCGTGGCGACGCCACTGGGCTGCACCGCGACGCGCTGGTCCTCCGGCGACTCGCCGACACCGATGCGGTCCCGGTCCCCCGACTGCTCGCCCGCGGCGACGACTACTACGTCTCGTCGTTCGCGCCCGGCGGTGCCTACGACGGGGACGCACCCCGTGAACTCCGCAAGCGCCGCCTCAGAGACGCCGGCGCGACCCTTGCGCGAGTCCACGGGACTGCAGCGCTCCAGTTCGAGACCTACGGCGAACTCCGACCCGCGGGCGACCGACTGATTCCCGACCGTCTCGAACTCGACGCCGCCGAGTCGTGGCCCGACCTGTTCGTCGGGTGGGTCGCAGACTGGCGCGACGACCTTGCCGGGACGCGCTACGCCGACCTCGGCGACGAGGTGCTGGCGTTCGTCCGGGACCACCGGGAGGCGTTCGCCGACGCGGGCGACCCGGTCCTCGTCCACAGTGACTACGAGGACGACAACCTACACTTCGCCGGAGACGGCGTCTCGTCGGTCCTCGACTGGGAGGTCGCCCGGTCCGCGCCCGGCGAGTTCGACCTCGCGCGGGCCGAACTCGGCTGGTTCGAGAAGCCCGTCTCTCCCGAAAACGACGGCGACCTGCGGAGCGCGCTACTCGCTGGTTACGAGTCGGCTCGGGGCCTTCCCGACGGATTCGACGCTCGCCGGGCGACCTACCGGGCCGCGCTGACTCTGAAACCTTTCCGGAGGGTCGGCGACATCGGCGACCGAGCCGACGTGCCCGCCGACGAACTCGCCGCGACGATGGAGTCGTTCGTCCGCGACCGACTCGACGCCGCGCACGACGAGTGGCGTTGA
- the merB gene encoding organomercurial lyase: MPERNAVRDEANDESSAVESVEERPLPPGIGENIEALFGTDERPETVGAWVEAVAAAFDDDWPPAVADLCHDDEGRHRAETDDRSYRFVCVLDAVMLPFLTGESVEVRSEGPETGETVTSRVSRSDIETDPEDAVLSFGVASVDSDADPTPRRTYESLCPYVHAFPDEDAYRRWNDRTDAPTTALPLSEGFELARALIRA; this comes from the coding sequence ATGCCGGAACGCAACGCCGTCCGCGACGAAGCGAACGACGAATCGAGCGCCGTCGAATCGGTCGAGGAGCGTCCGCTCCCACCCGGAATCGGCGAGAATATCGAAGCACTGTTCGGCACCGACGAGCGCCCGGAGACGGTCGGGGCGTGGGTCGAGGCGGTGGCCGCGGCCTTCGACGACGACTGGCCGCCGGCCGTCGCCGACCTCTGTCACGACGACGAGGGCCGCCACCGCGCCGAAACGGACGACCGGAGCTACCGGTTCGTCTGCGTCCTCGACGCCGTCATGCTCCCGTTCCTCACCGGCGAGTCGGTCGAGGTACGCTCGGAGGGGCCGGAGACGGGCGAGACGGTCACCTCGCGCGTCTCGCGCTCGGACATCGAGACCGACCCCGAGGACGCCGTGCTGTCGTTCGGAGTCGCGTCCGTCGATTCCGACGCAGACCCGACGCCGCGGCGGACCTACGAGTCGCTGTGTCCCTACGTCCACGCGTTCCCCGACGAGGACGCCTACCGACGGTGGAACGACCGAACCGACGCGCCGACGACGGCCCTGCCGCTCTCGGAGGGGTTCGAACTGGCGCGGGCGCTAATCCGGGCCTGA
- a CDS encoding DUF6757 family protein, which translates to MRCHYCDRDAAFAPELNGVRVGLCDAHFREQFEYLAETDALAYLRQELDVDRPE; encoded by the coding sequence ATGCGGTGTCACTACTGCGACCGGGACGCGGCGTTCGCGCCCGAGTTGAACGGCGTCCGAGTCGGTCTCTGCGACGCGCACTTCCGCGAACAGTTCGAGTACCTCGCGGAGACCGACGCGCTGGCCTACCTGCGACAGGAGTTGGACGTAGACCGGCCGGAGTAG
- a CDS encoding phosphotransferase family protein, giving the protein MTDSADVRDALASISNDYEVRRRLHAVPPHAVYEVSVEGTRAVCKVARGARADPSTEARVMSFVGRETVVPVPRILAVGGDWFVAEWRAGLPDDDLPLDAERARTLGAGLATLHDETAGAFEKTGFPRAEGGRLVVDARDAWTETVSDLLEDLRDYLADFGYADVAEEARALLEERPDLLAGSDDPVLAHGNYLPSHVAVRDGEVTCVIDWEHALVAPAEYDYWRTAMPLLGDSGDPDESGEFAAFREGYTSVRPLPTDSDRRSECFRLVNAVSYLKSLHLQRQRTGQAKARFAAHIRESVYETVRQFRAETER; this is encoded by the coding sequence ATGACTGACTCAGCCGACGTACGCGACGCACTCGCATCGATTTCGAACGACTACGAGGTTCGCCGACGACTCCACGCCGTGCCGCCGCACGCGGTCTACGAGGTCTCGGTCGAAGGCACCCGCGCGGTCTGCAAGGTGGCCCGCGGCGCACGCGCCGACCCCTCGACCGAGGCCCGCGTGATGTCCTTCGTCGGCCGGGAGACCGTCGTTCCCGTCCCGCGAATCCTCGCGGTCGGCGGCGACTGGTTCGTCGCCGAGTGGCGTGCCGGCCTGCCGGACGACGACCTCCCGCTCGACGCCGAGCGCGCCCGGACGCTCGGTGCGGGACTGGCGACGCTCCACGACGAGACCGCGGGCGCGTTCGAGAAGACCGGCTTCCCCCGCGCCGAGGGCGGTCGTCTCGTGGTAGACGCCCGCGACGCGTGGACCGAGACCGTCTCGGACCTCCTCGAGGACCTGCGCGATTACCTCGCCGACTTCGGCTACGCAGATGTCGCCGAGGAGGCCCGCGCTCTCCTCGAAGAACGCCCCGACCTGCTGGCTGGCTCCGACGACCCCGTGCTGGCCCACGGCAACTACCTCCCGTCCCACGTCGCGGTCCGCGACGGCGAGGTGACCTGCGTCATCGACTGGGAACACGCGCTGGTCGCGCCGGCCGAGTACGACTACTGGCGGACCGCGATGCCGCTTCTCGGCGACTCGGGCGACCCCGACGAGAGCGGCGAGTTCGCGGCGTTCCGCGAGGGCTACACGTCGGTCCGACCGCTGCCCACCGACTCCGACCGCCGAAGCGAGTGCTTCCGACTCGTCAACGCGGTCTCGTACCTGAAGTCGCTTCACCTCCAGCGCCAGCGGACCGGACAGGCGAAGGCGCGGTTCGCGGCTCACATTCGGGAATCGGTCTACGAAACTGTCCGGCAGTTCCGCGCGGAGACCGAGCGATGA
- a CDS encoding DUF5784 family protein gives MASPLRFRRSTERWTDEKVERDLYAPLDEKFGAEMPTPHYAGPSGYETRRIEMDNGDLALFCWNDDEAFWLGNTETPSALWRTEKYTFEEIPYPVARWAQRELLGDLRTEDPWLADYDHLSWFFLPVLFSKDGRQSSRAFFRDHAAGFPDATRDDALAFYEEFLTTGALDDHRYEMASKLGTSPQVDPVRMASAMSEFTAAKLLTDAGYDVTPEIEVTTGHSLDFRAESPDGGESPLVEVTRPRPPTRRHADTPVAAVRETAETKTSGQLQKHGGGAVLFVDCSGFRDDEWNAVRGEQPGVRHRPAVVFRARPSGEVEAYRKGSVPLDLDGAVEWV, from the coding sequence GTGGCAAGCCCGCTCCGCTTTCGCCGCTCTACGGAGCGGTGGACCGACGAGAAGGTCGAACGCGACCTGTACGCCCCCCTAGACGAGAAGTTCGGCGCCGAGATGCCGACGCCCCACTACGCCGGGCCGTCGGGGTACGAGACCCGGCGCATCGAGATGGACAACGGCGACCTCGCGCTGTTCTGCTGGAACGACGACGAAGCCTTCTGGCTCGGCAACACCGAGACGCCCTCCGCGCTCTGGCGCACCGAGAAGTACACCTTCGAGGAGATTCCCTACCCGGTCGCTCGGTGGGCACAGCGCGAACTGCTCGGCGACCTCCGGACAGAGGACCCGTGGCTGGCCGACTACGACCACCTCTCGTGGTTCTTCCTCCCGGTGCTGTTCTCGAAGGACGGCCGCCAGTCGTCCAGAGCGTTCTTCCGGGACCACGCCGCCGGGTTCCCGGACGCGACCCGCGACGACGCGCTGGCGTTCTACGAGGAGTTCCTGACGACGGGCGCACTGGACGACCACCGCTACGAGATGGCGTCGAAACTCGGCACCAGTCCGCAGGTGGACCCCGTGCGGATGGCGTCGGCGATGAGCGAGTTCACCGCGGCGAAACTGTTGACCGACGCCGGCTACGACGTGACGCCCGAAATCGAAGTCACGACCGGCCACTCGCTGGACTTCCGCGCGGAGTCGCCCGACGGCGGCGAGTCGCCGCTGGTCGAAGTGACCCGGCCCCGGCCCCCGACGCGCCGTCACGCCGACACGCCGGTCGCCGCGGTGCGCGAGACGGCCGAGACCAAGACCTCGGGCCAACTCCAGAAGCACGGCGGCGGCGCGGTGCTGTTCGTGGACTGCTCGGGGTTCCGCGACGACGAGTGGAACGCGGTCCGCGGCGAGCAACCCGGCGTTCGCCACCGCCCCGCGGTGGTCTTCCGGGCGCGACCTTCTGGCGAGGTCGAGGCCTACCGAAAAGGCTCGGTACCGCTGGACCTCGACGGTGCCGTCGAGTGGGTGTGA
- a CDS encoding MOSC domain-containing protein yields MDGTGRVEAIHLAPESGAATEPAEAVEVVAGEGVRGDRHFGKDKADLTLVESEALDAAADEGIDLTDGEHRRNLTTSDAALNHLAGERFRVGEAVCEGNDLCEPCGHLESLTEDGAISALVHRGGLEADVIESGEISVGDEIEPL; encoded by the coding sequence ATGGACGGAACTGGACGCGTCGAGGCCATCCACCTCGCGCCCGAGTCGGGCGCGGCGACCGAACCTGCCGAGGCGGTCGAGGTCGTCGCGGGCGAGGGCGTGCGCGGCGACCGTCACTTCGGGAAGGACAAAGCCGACCTGACGCTCGTCGAGAGCGAGGCGTTGGACGCCGCGGCAGACGAGGGCATCGACCTCACGGACGGCGAGCATCGCCGGAACCTGACCACCAGCGACGCCGCGCTGAACCACCTCGCCGGCGAGCGCTTCCGCGTCGGCGAGGCGGTCTGCGAGGGGAACGACCTCTGCGAACCCTGCGGCCACCTCGAATCCCTGACCGAGGACGGCGCGATATCGGCGCTGGTCCACCGCGGCGGCCTCGAAGCCGACGTCATCGAGTCGGGGGAGATTTCGGTCGGCGACGAGATAGAACCGCTGTAG
- a CDS encoding alpha/beta fold hydrolase, with protein sequence MQTTQSTDGTEIAYERRGDGRPVVLLHGGMAPREYWDPVIPHFEEYAAVVPRRPGFGTCLDDLDETSADEVLDREVEYVRALVDDLDGAPVLFGHSFGALTAIEAATDATVRAVVAYEPAVLPEEFRERADLADRMASLVEDGERREAVKRYVEQVLHPDGIDDLDAWLAEWPAWPDCVDLAEEVVRMNRAVEAYELPERLDVDAPALVLAGTEGPDFLRASARGVHDALPRSRFVEFDGVSHGGPAEVPERISAEMRSFLRAR encoded by the coding sequence ATGCAGACGACACAGTCTACGGACGGTACGGAGATAGCTTACGAGCGGCGAGGCGACGGTCGGCCCGTCGTCCTGCTTCACGGAGGGATGGCCCCGCGGGAGTACTGGGACCCGGTCATCCCTCACTTCGAGGAGTACGCCGCGGTCGTCCCCCGGCGACCGGGGTTCGGGACCTGCCTCGACGACCTCGACGAGACGAGCGCGGACGAGGTACTCGACCGCGAGGTCGAGTACGTGCGGGCACTGGTCGACGACCTCGACGGTGCCCCGGTGCTGTTCGGCCACTCGTTCGGCGCGCTCACCGCAATCGAGGCCGCGACCGACGCGACGGTCCGAGCAGTCGTCGCCTACGAACCCGCGGTCCTCCCCGAGGAGTTCCGCGAACGGGCAGACCTCGCCGACCGCATGGCGTCGCTGGTCGAGGACGGCGAGCGCCGCGAGGCGGTGAAACGCTACGTCGAGCAGGTCCTGCACCCCGACGGAATCGACGACCTCGACGCGTGGCTGGCGGAGTGGCCAGCGTGGCCCGACTGCGTGGACCTCGCCGAGGAGGTCGTCAGAATGAACCGCGCCGTCGAGGCGTACGAACTCCCGGAGCGCCTCGACGTCGATGCGCCCGCGCTCGTCCTCGCCGGGACCGAAGGACCCGACTTCCTGCGCGCGAGCGCCCGTGGGGTCCACGATGCGCTCCCCCGCAGTCGGTTCGTCGAGTTCGACGGCGTCAGTCACGGCGGCCCGGCGGAGGTTCCGGAGCGAATATCGGCGGAGATGCGGTCCTTCCTGAGAGCGCGTTAG
- a CDS encoding 4Fe-4S dicluster domain-containing protein produces the protein MAIDPQFHENREKVDEHEGHDVWGPVEEPEKLGIHGTHVAVDFDLCIADGACLEDCPVDVFEWVDTPDHPESGKKADPANEAQCIDCMLCVDVCPVDAIDVDAGRA, from the coding sequence ATGGCTATCGACCCGCAATTCCACGAGAACCGCGAAAAGGTAGACGAACACGAGGGCCACGACGTGTGGGGTCCCGTCGAGGAACCGGAGAAACTGGGCATCCACGGCACCCACGTCGCCGTGGACTTCGACCTCTGCATCGCCGACGGCGCGTGTCTGGAGGACTGTCCGGTGGACGTGTTCGAGTGGGTAGACACCCCCGACCACCCCGAGAGCGGGAAGAAAGCCGACCCCGCCAACGAGGCCCAGTGCATCGACTGCATGCTCTGCGTGGACGTGTGCCCCGTGGACGCCATCGACGTGGACGCAGGTCGGGCCTAA
- a CDS encoding PHP domain-containing protein, translating into MSVFADLHVHTTNSDGEMRLSEVPEAARDAGVSVVAVTDHDRLHPELPTPVTAFEGVTVVHGIELRVEPRGEAYGDAVGERVDLLGYGVTPTTDLIDELDRVQTDRKERGRKLIENVEDHLDIDLDLEPREGLGRPHVARAVVDHPDSDYEEIGDVFDDLIGDDCPCFVARDVTSFERGVELLSEACGLVGLAHPYRYDDPAAALELTRELDAVERYYPYDEEVDSRPVERAIAEHDLIPTGGSDAHGHELGKAGLSKPEYRHFRSSVNL; encoded by the coding sequence ATGAGCGTCTTCGCGGACCTTCACGTCCACACGACCAACTCCGACGGCGAAATGCGCCTGTCGGAGGTTCCCGAGGCGGCCCGCGACGCGGGCGTCTCGGTCGTGGCCGTCACCGACCACGACCGCCTCCACCCCGAACTGCCGACGCCGGTCACCGCCTTCGAGGGCGTGACCGTCGTCCACGGCATCGAGTTGCGCGTCGAACCCCGCGGCGAGGCGTACGGCGACGCGGTCGGCGAGCGCGTGGACCTACTGGGCTACGGCGTCACGCCGACCACCGACCTCATCGACGAACTCGACCGCGTCCAGACCGACCGCAAGGAGCGCGGGCGGAAACTCATCGAGAACGTCGAGGACCACCTCGACATCGACCTCGACCTCGAACCCCGCGAAGGTCTCGGGCGACCGCACGTCGCCCGCGCCGTCGTGGACCACCCCGACAGCGACTACGAGGAGATCGGAGACGTGTTCGACGACCTCATCGGCGACGACTGCCCCTGCTTCGTCGCGCGCGACGTGACCTCGTTCGAGCGCGGCGTCGAACTGCTGTCGGAGGCCTGCGGACTGGTCGGTCTCGCGCACCCCTACCGCTACGACGACCCGGCGGCCGCGCTGGAACTGACCCGCGAACTGGACGCCGTAGAGCGATACTACCCCTACGACGAGGAGGTTGACTCGCGACCGGTCGAGCGCGCCATCGCCGAACACGACCTGATTCCGACCGGCGGGAGCGACGCCCACGGTCACGAACTCGGGAAGGCCGGACTGTCGAAACCAGAGTACAGACACTTCCGGTCGTCGGTGAATCTGTAG
- a CDS encoding DUF5786 family protein, whose amino-acid sequence MSMGAYDEDEHERRERKNNTVDVSEDDDRTTYHGSVEYDSGDSAEALLDKFEEIKSGK is encoded by the coding sequence ATGTCAATGGGTGCCTATGACGAAGACGAACACGAGCGCCGTGAGCGCAAGAACAATACAGTTGACGTCAGCGAAGACGACGACAGAACGACGTATCACGGCTCCGTAGAATACGATTCGGGAGACTCCGCGGAAGCGCTCCTCGACAAGTTCGAGGAGATAAAATCCGGTAAGTAG